The following is a genomic window from Borrelia hispanica CRI.
TTTTATAGTTTACGTGTAAATGTTGCAAAGAAGCGAACCAGTATTTGCATTAGAGAAGTAGTAATAAGTAAATCTGAATTTGAAGCTATAGAAGAAATTCATAAACTTCATTTTAAAAATAAAGGACAAGATTCAAGACGTACTTATCTATTTCAAAAAAGTAAACATCGCTTTAAAGATAATAGAATAAATATAAGTGAGATCTCAAAACAATTTAAAGAATTACTAACAAAATCAGGATTTAAACATCGTAAATCGCTACATATATGTAGAAATATATTTATTGCAACACTTAAAAGTAAAGGATACA
Proteins encoded in this region:
- a CDS encoding tyrosine-type recombinase/integrase; amino-acid sequence: FYSLRVNVAKKRTSICIREVVISKSEFEAIEEIHKLHFKNKGQDSRRTYLFQKSKHRFKDNRINISEISKQFKELLTKSGFKHRKSLHICRNIFIATLKSKGYNSFEIKELMKYASTSEIDNVYGLSKASKLKAYHDIKDGFK